Proteins from one Chitinophaga oryzae genomic window:
- a CDS encoding NAD-dependent epimerase/dehydratase family protein has translation MKLKVIITGATGMVGEGVMQECIANPKVEKILLINRKPTGVTHPKVTEVLHSNFSDISPVLDQLKGYDACYFCLGVSSVGMKEPAYYAVTYTLTLNFAGALAAVNPGMTFVYVSGAGTDSTEKGKLMWARVKGKTENDLTKLPFKAVYNFRPAFMKATKGAKNTPSLYKVFSVLYFLRSIFPNYFLTLTEVGKAMINVTINGYARPTIEVQDIALLAKEQAD, from the coding sequence ATGAAACTGAAAGTAATTATCACCGGCGCTACCGGGATGGTGGGAGAAGGCGTCATGCAGGAATGCATCGCCAATCCCAAAGTGGAAAAAATCCTGCTGATCAACCGCAAACCCACAGGCGTGACACATCCTAAGGTCACAGAGGTCCTCCACAGCAATTTCAGCGATATCTCCCCTGTGTTGGACCAGCTGAAAGGGTACGACGCCTGCTACTTCTGCCTGGGCGTTTCTTCTGTAGGGATGAAAGAACCCGCCTACTACGCGGTCACCTATACGCTGACGCTGAACTTCGCCGGCGCCCTCGCCGCCGTGAACCCGGGCATGACGTTCGTGTATGTTTCGGGAGCGGGTACTGACAGTACCGAAAAAGGTAAACTGATGTGGGCGCGGGTGAAAGGCAAAACCGAAAATGACCTGACAAAACTCCCGTTTAAAGCGGTCTACAATTTCCGGCCGGCGTTCATGAAAGCTACCAAAGGGGCGAAGAACACCCCGTCGCTCTATAAGGTATTCAGTGTACTGTATTTCCTCAGGAGTATTTTTCCCAACTATTTCCTTACGCTGACAGAAGTAGGCAAAGCTATGATCAACGTTACGATCAACGGCTACGCCAGGCCTACCATCGAAGTACAAGACATTGCCCTGCTTGCCAAAGAACAGGCAGACTAG
- a CDS encoding MBL fold metallo-hydrolase: protein MKKKYGLSPNAVRTTFFNTLSNYKNGQFQNQILTPALVEGQNMLKVLWHFFGKHTDTTPTAPIPFVNTDIRGLPPEENVLIWFGHSSYFIQVDGRKLLIDPIFSGNASPVRGSVKAFPGSNHYQVADLPDIDLLLISHDHWDHLDYETIQQLQPKVSKVICGLGVAQHFEYWGWDKNKLTEKNWYESVNPMEGFHITLTPARHFSGRLFSRNISLWTSYVLQTPTKKLFLGGDSGYGPQFKEIGERFGPFDLAVLECGQYNERWPYIHSLPDEVVKEAGELKAANFMPVHHSKFKLAQHPWYEPLHQVTLLAEAAHIPVTTPKIGEKVALDDLGKTWEKWWEPLSQK, encoded by the coding sequence ATGAAGAAAAAATATGGGCTGTCGCCCAATGCAGTACGGACAACGTTTTTCAATACACTATCCAACTATAAAAACGGACAGTTCCAAAACCAAATCCTTACACCGGCATTGGTAGAAGGACAAAATATGCTGAAAGTGCTCTGGCACTTTTTCGGTAAACATACCGATACCACACCCACCGCTCCAATCCCGTTTGTCAACACAGACATCAGGGGCCTTCCTCCGGAAGAAAACGTGTTAATCTGGTTTGGGCACAGCTCCTACTTTATCCAGGTAGATGGCCGGAAGCTATTGATAGATCCGATTTTCAGTGGTAACGCCTCGCCGGTAAGAGGCTCGGTAAAAGCCTTCCCCGGCTCCAACCACTACCAGGTAGCTGATTTGCCGGACATCGATCTGTTGCTGATTTCACATGACCACTGGGACCACCTGGATTATGAAACCATACAACAGCTGCAGCCCAAAGTAAGCAAAGTGATATGCGGCCTGGGAGTAGCGCAGCATTTTGAATACTGGGGCTGGGATAAAAATAAGCTGACAGAAAAAAACTGGTATGAAAGCGTCAACCCAATGGAAGGCTTCCACATTACGCTCACACCGGCCAGGCATTTTTCTGGCAGGCTTTTTAGCCGCAACATCTCCCTGTGGACATCTTACGTGCTGCAAACGCCCACCAAAAAACTTTTCCTTGGTGGCGACAGCGGTTACGGTCCCCAATTCAAAGAAATCGGCGAACGCTTCGGCCCTTTCGATCTGGCGGTCCTGGAATGCGGACAATACAACGAGCGGTGGCCTTACATCCACTCCCTTCCGGATGAAGTAGTGAAAGAAGCCGGGGAACTGAAAGCCGCGAATTTTATGCCGGTACATCATTCCAAATTTAAACTGGCGCAGCATCCCTGGTACGAGCCGTTGCACCAGGTGACCCTGCTGGCGGAAGCTGCACATATACCCGTCACCACCCCGAAAATCGGGGAAAAAGTAGCACTCGACGATCTCGGGAAAACCTGGGAAAAATGGTGGGAGCCTTTATCACAAAAATAA
- a CDS encoding Na+/H+ antiporter, which yields MLEHFPFYLAIIVLIVLLIMLGNRIKVAYPVLLVLAGLAISFIPGIPVLKIDPELIFIIFLPPLLYEAAWANSWKELWHWRRIIGSFAFVVVFLTAISVALVSNAFIPGFSIALGFLLGGIVSPPDAVSASAILKFVKVPKRMSSILEGESLLNDASSLIIMRFAMVAVGTGQFVLHEAALTFVWMVAGGVAIGLLIGLVFLKAHKWLPTDVNMDIILTLVTPYAMYIGAEEAHASGVLAVVSGGLFLSYHRHRFLSGSSRLRGENVWQSLVFVLNGLVFILIGLDLPEITSALKAEGISFYQATGYGLLITATLIVGRMLAGYGALIFTKIASHFITVADKNPGAKAPLIMGWTGMRGVVSLAAALSIPVAFDNGVLFPQRNLILYITFIVILVTLVLQGLTLPALIRKVNLPDFNDHLPEEETEAMIREELAKTSLTYLEQHHPADMEQNFHLRKLVTVWQKQLESDDNAVVPENVKSIYKNILEQQRTFLLARNKAEQRIDEEIIRKFLHHIDLEEEKLNMG from the coding sequence ATGCTCGAACACTTTCCATTTTATCTGGCCATCATTGTCTTGATAGTGCTACTAATTATGCTGGGCAACCGGATCAAGGTCGCCTACCCGGTACTGCTGGTACTGGCCGGACTGGCCATCAGCTTCATTCCCGGCATCCCTGTTCTCAAAATAGATCCGGAACTCATTTTCATTATATTCCTTCCTCCCCTGCTGTATGAAGCTGCCTGGGCCAACTCCTGGAAGGAGCTCTGGCACTGGCGCAGGATCATCGGCAGCTTCGCCTTCGTGGTGGTTTTCCTTACGGCTATCTCGGTAGCGCTGGTGTCCAACGCCTTCATCCCCGGCTTTTCGATCGCGCTCGGCTTTCTGCTGGGCGGTATCGTTTCACCGCCGGACGCGGTGAGCGCCAGTGCCATCCTGAAGTTCGTGAAAGTGCCCAAGAGAATGTCTTCCATCCTGGAAGGGGAAAGCCTGCTCAACGACGCCTCTTCCCTGATCATCATGCGGTTCGCCATGGTGGCGGTGGGGACCGGTCAGTTTGTACTGCACGAGGCCGCCCTCACTTTCGTATGGATGGTGGCCGGCGGCGTAGCCATCGGGCTGCTCATCGGGCTGGTCTTCCTCAAAGCACATAAATGGCTTCCTACCGACGTCAACATGGATATCATCCTCACCCTTGTCACACCGTACGCGATGTACATCGGCGCAGAAGAAGCCCACGCCTCCGGCGTCCTCGCCGTAGTAAGCGGCGGGCTCTTCCTCTCCTACCACCGTCACCGCTTTTTAAGCGGCTCCTCCCGCCTGAGAGGAGAAAATGTATGGCAAAGTCTGGTGTTCGTGCTGAACGGACTGGTGTTTATCCTTATCGGCCTGGACCTCCCGGAGATCACCAGCGCCTTAAAAGCGGAAGGCATCAGCTTCTACCAGGCTACAGGATACGGACTGCTGATCACCGCCACACTAATCGTAGGCAGGATGCTGGCCGGTTACGGCGCCCTCATCTTCACCAAGATAGCCAGCCATTTTATCACCGTGGCCGATAAAAACCCCGGCGCCAAAGCTCCGTTGATCATGGGGTGGACCGGCATGCGCGGTGTGGTGTCCCTCGCGGCAGCACTGTCTATCCCGGTAGCATTCGACAACGGTGTTCTCTTCCCGCAACGCAATCTCATACTGTATATCACCTTTATCGTTATCCTGGTAACACTGGTACTGCAGGGCCTGACCCTGCCTGCCCTGATCAGGAAAGTAAACCTGCCGGATTTTAACGACCACCTGCCGGAAGAAGAAACAGAAGCCATGATCCGGGAAGAACTGGCTAAAACATCCCTGACCTACCTGGAACAACACCATCCGGCAGATATGGAACAGAACTTCCACCTCCGCAAGCTGGTCACCGTATGGCAAAAACAACTCGAGTCCGACGACAACGCTGTCGTCCCGGAAAATGTCAAATCGATCTATAAAAATATCCTGGAACAACAACGCACCTTCCTGTTGGCCAGGAATAAAGCAGAACAACGAATAGACGAAGAAATCATCAGAAAATTCCTCCATCACATCGATCTGGAGGAAGAAAAATTAAACATGGGATAA
- a CDS encoding bestrophin family protein: MHTGRRYTPLEFFKWSSRDTLWLLLIAAVPTALYAAGLHFIALPWQPIAILGTALAFVVGFKNNASYGRIWEARQIYGAIINDSRTFAYTLRDALGGKQSATVKHLFNRHFAWLTTLRFQLREPRSWENMQKRSNREFLSGRYAIPEWEGKVADELAKYLTADELQYILAKKNKATQLMAMQSETLAALRNEGRINDFQWMELQNSIIRFTDDQGKAERIKNFPYPRNFASVTSYILFIFIVLLPFGLLREYSKMGDGTFLEGYTIWLNIVFSAVVTWAFHVLDSVGESAVNPFEGSANDIPITQISRTIEIDMRDMLDETHLPEPIAPRNNIVL, translated from the coding sequence ATGCACACCGGAAGACGCTATACTCCGCTGGAGTTTTTCAAATGGTCCTCACGAGACACCCTCTGGCTGCTTTTAATCGCCGCTGTACCCACTGCCCTGTACGCTGCAGGTCTTCATTTCATCGCACTGCCATGGCAGCCCATTGCCATCCTGGGCACCGCGCTGGCGTTTGTCGTCGGGTTTAAAAACAATGCCAGCTACGGCCGGATATGGGAAGCGCGACAGATATACGGCGCCATCATCAACGACAGCCGCACCTTCGCCTATACGCTCCGCGACGCGCTGGGCGGTAAACAGTCGGCAACGGTAAAGCACCTGTTTAACCGCCACTTCGCCTGGCTGACAACCCTGCGGTTCCAGCTGAGGGAACCCCGCAGCTGGGAAAACATGCAGAAACGCAGCAACAGGGAGTTCCTTTCCGGCAGGTATGCCATCCCCGAATGGGAAGGCAAAGTAGCCGACGAACTGGCGAAATACCTGACGGCCGACGAACTGCAGTATATCCTGGCGAAAAAGAATAAAGCCACCCAGCTGATGGCCATGCAATCTGAAACCCTGGCGGCGCTCAGAAACGAAGGACGTATCAACGACTTTCAGTGGATGGAACTGCAAAACAGCATCATCCGCTTCACCGACGATCAGGGAAAAGCGGAACGCATCAAAAACTTCCCCTATCCGAGGAACTTCGCCTCTGTCACCAGTTACATCCTTTTTATTTTTATCGTTTTATTACCTTTCGGCCTGTTAAGAGAATACAGCAAAATGGGGGATGGCACCTTCCTGGAAGGTTATACGATCTGGCTGAATATCGTTTTCTCGGCCGTGGTAACCTGGGCGTTCCATGTACTGGACTCCGTCGGAGAAAGTGCCGTTAATCCTTTTGAAGGAAGCGCCAACGATATTCCCATCACCCAGATCAGCCGGACCATAGAAATTGACATGCGGGACATGCTGGATGAAACCCATCTCCCGGAACCTATCGCCCCCCGAAACAATATTGTGCTCTAA
- a CDS encoding M57 family metalloprotease, protein MKITIKQAAGLTLMVAILSGVVYSCKRDNNQDLVQQEQKTVSDETKKQIASLGYNTDNIRNVEGGYVVEGDIYLTHESLNYKPNSPVLRIANDEQYRTNCLITPLPKTITVSISGLPSGYVTATDVAIGRYNALGLRLKFTRVSSGGQIQIQYASLGAGVLGQSAGFPNCSTGNPASPIKLNSDANALGSNPNQNYLATVIAHEIGHAIGFRHTDYFNRAYSCGSGGNEGSAGVGAVHIPGTPTGGDPNSWMLACIPNGVNRPFNANDIIALRYLYQ, encoded by the coding sequence ATGAAAATTACTATTAAGCAGGCCGCCGGCCTTACTTTGATGGTTGCCATTCTCTCCGGAGTGGTATACTCCTGTAAAAGAGATAACAACCAGGATCTGGTTCAGCAGGAACAAAAAACTGTTTCTGATGAAACAAAGAAACAGATTGCCAGTCTCGGTTACAACACCGATAATATTCGGAATGTCGAAGGTGGTTATGTAGTGGAAGGTGATATCTACCTGACGCACGAATCGCTGAATTACAAACCCAATTCTCCTGTATTACGCATTGCCAACGATGAGCAATATCGTACCAACTGCCTGATCACGCCGCTGCCTAAGACCATCACTGTTTCTATCAGCGGTCTGCCGTCCGGCTACGTTACAGCGACTGATGTCGCTATCGGCCGTTACAACGCACTGGGCCTGCGGCTTAAATTTACCCGCGTATCCAGTGGCGGCCAGATCCAGATCCAATATGCCAGCCTTGGCGCCGGCGTTCTGGGTCAATCCGCTGGTTTCCCTAATTGCTCTACCGGTAATCCGGCAAGCCCGATTAAACTGAACTCCGATGCAAACGCACTGGGTAGCAATCCTAACCAAAATTACCTGGCTACTGTTATTGCCCATGAAATCGGTCATGCTATCGGTTTCAGGCACACCGACTACTTCAACCGCGCTTACAGCTGCGGTTCCGGCGGTAACGAAGGTTCTGCCGGCGTAGGTGCCGTTCACATCCCGGGTACTCCCACCGGTGGAGATCCCAACAGCTGGATGCTGGCTTGCATCCCCAACGGTGTAAACCGTCCTTTCAATGCTAATGACATCATTGCATTGAGATACCTGTATCAATAA
- a CDS encoding T9SS type A sorting domain-containing protein — protein sequence MHKHIIHMAAWLIIGANVCFAQTGVYVPQGGDVSVHGKDTVAIFSDVRNEGRFGSLKGSVVNFYGSRWENANGAALPDENEYDSIHLQQAGGVFRFLQVKGINSGAQHIYGGYSASAGTGASFPNLSIGNAGDVYLDDLSDLKVRSRLHFETGHLQLNGWNLVVGDGSPGDITGYSDKSFIVTGSAPGGGFLFREMISTADDMVVFPIGTAAGGYAPMALKNDGSSAKTIQARVFDSVYRYALSGNMDASGFVLKTWHLKEGQTALKDVTVVLQHQEADEGRDFSFNRDSSYVTRYRSGGGWDTVKPSGTERPGRITSGTQRRNSYMNSRTIADGGETNTFLSVAAFKNMTSEVALFFEAYRETVQWVGTHWRSTKERNLDHYELQRRREREDSFYTVARMAPHSLNGNSTGPLDYHYRDDNPYDNWTYYRVKIFGRDGKISYSAVKPVPWLIQVNISPNPNSGNFRIDLVGIHHQLRMVMHDAAGRERDSRIISSNSTLISRADLPAGLYILTFYDIEDDNREVVTAKVEIVH from the coding sequence ATGCATAAACATATCATCCATATGGCTGCCTGGCTCATCATCGGGGCGAATGTATGCTTTGCGCAGACAGGCGTATATGTGCCGCAGGGCGGCGATGTCAGCGTGCATGGAAAAGATACTGTCGCTATCTTTAGCGATGTGCGGAATGAAGGACGGTTTGGATCTTTGAAGGGAAGCGTGGTAAATTTCTATGGTAGCAGGTGGGAGAACGCCAATGGTGCAGCTTTGCCGGATGAAAATGAATATGACAGTATTCACCTGCAACAGGCGGGCGGTGTTTTTCGCTTTTTGCAGGTAAAAGGTATTAATAGCGGAGCACAGCATATATATGGGGGATACAGCGCCAGTGCAGGCACCGGCGCCAGCTTCCCCAACCTTAGCATCGGTAATGCGGGCGATGTGTACCTGGATGATCTCAGCGATCTGAAAGTGCGTAGCCGGCTGCATTTCGAAACAGGACATCTGCAGCTGAACGGCTGGAACCTGGTGGTGGGAGACGGCAGTCCCGGCGACATTACCGGTTATTCAGACAAGTCTTTCATTGTAACAGGTTCAGCGCCGGGCGGAGGCTTCCTGTTCCGGGAGATGATCAGCACAGCAGATGATATGGTGGTGTTCCCCATTGGTACCGCTGCCGGAGGTTACGCTCCCATGGCGTTGAAAAACGATGGCAGCAGCGCAAAGACCATACAGGCCAGGGTGTTTGACAGCGTATACCGGTACGCGCTTTCCGGCAATATGGACGCCTCCGGCTTTGTGTTGAAAACCTGGCACCTGAAAGAAGGCCAGACGGCATTGAAAGATGTTACCGTCGTGCTCCAGCACCAGGAGGCAGATGAAGGCCGTGATTTCTCTTTTAACCGCGACAGCAGTTATGTCACCCGCTACCGCAGTGGCGGCGGATGGGACACCGTAAAGCCTTCAGGAACGGAACGCCCCGGAAGGATCACCAGCGGGACGCAACGGCGTAACTCCTACATGAACAGCCGTACGATCGCTGATGGCGGTGAAACCAACACCTTCCTGTCGGTAGCCGCCTTTAAAAATATGACTTCCGAAGTGGCGCTGTTCTTTGAGGCCTACCGGGAAACGGTACAATGGGTAGGGACCCATTGGCGTTCCACCAAAGAACGGAACCTGGACCATTACGAATTACAGCGGCGGCGGGAGAGGGAAGACAGTTTTTATACCGTGGCACGAATGGCGCCGCACAGCCTGAATGGCAACAGTACAGGGCCGCTGGATTACCATTACCGGGATGATAATCCGTATGACAACTGGACTTATTACCGGGTTAAAATATTCGGCCGCGACGGAAAGATATCTTACAGCGCCGTTAAGCCTGTGCCGTGGCTGATCCAGGTCAATATATCCCCCAATCCCAATAGCGGCAATTTCCGGATTGACCTGGTAGGCATCCATCATCAGCTGCGCATGGTGATGCACGATGCAGCCGGCAGGGAACGGGACAGCCGCATCATCAGCAGCAACAGTACTTTAATATCGAGAGCAGACCTGCCTGCAGGATTATATATCCTGACATTTTATGACATTGAAGATGATAACCGTGAAGTGGTGACCGCCAAAGTGGAAATTGTACATTAG
- a CDS encoding GMC family oxidoreductase, protein MENKEYDVVIVGSGIAGSIVAKMLTQAGKQVLLLDAGLEAGMAFDEEGAYKNYQDYMKSYFMAQAKVPNAPYPNVKDAQSPNVLDMTQINGKPDTKGYFVQEGKLPFASDYARAAGGTTLHWLGTCLRMLPNDFKMHSKYGQAVDWPIDYEYLKPYYEMAEREIGVSCDVSEQKYPNMGNNFFGKDYVFPMLKIPQSYIDKSFIEGMEGLKVSLNGDVYTPWCTSTPQGRNSTPNKKYRYANTAWNAAKQKLELQPFAKESDEYVPVGAIWDPYSGQRCEGNASCVPICPVQAKYNALKTLKSAKKEHLTLLSQAVATEIHIDTGNGNITGVSYKQYPHADSKDYKSGTAKGKIYVLAANAIENAKILLASGACKTSGQVGCNLMDHTVLLTWGLMKDKVFPFRGPGSTTNIPTFRDGDFRKKHAAWISPIDNWGWGWPTGSPDTDLDHAVSTLNLFGKELRTYIGDTLSRQLLLHFECEQLPLKTNRVTIDDKYRDNIGNYRPVIKYDVDDYSLKAFKAAKSVSDQIFAGMGVQDFTNYPSDEPDYVDGFVFRGAGHVVGTHCMGTTKQNSVVNSQQQAWDHQNLYLVGAGNMATLGTSNPTLTLAALSFAAAENILKALK, encoded by the coding sequence ATGGAAAACAAAGAATATGATGTAGTCATCGTAGGTTCCGGCATCGCCGGTTCTATTGTGGCCAAAATGCTGACACAGGCCGGTAAACAGGTACTGTTGCTGGATGCCGGGCTGGAAGCGGGCATGGCTTTCGATGAAGAAGGCGCCTATAAAAATTACCAGGATTATATGAAATCCTATTTTATGGCGCAGGCCAAAGTACCCAATGCGCCCTACCCCAATGTGAAAGACGCGCAATCGCCCAACGTGCTGGACATGACACAGATCAACGGCAAGCCTGATACAAAAGGGTATTTTGTACAGGAAGGCAAATTACCCTTTGCCAGCGACTATGCCCGCGCCGCTGGCGGTACAACCCTGCACTGGCTGGGCACCTGCCTGCGTATGCTGCCCAACGACTTTAAAATGCACAGTAAATACGGACAGGCTGTAGACTGGCCTATCGACTATGAATACCTGAAACCCTACTACGAAATGGCGGAACGGGAAATAGGCGTGTCCTGCGATGTAAGCGAACAAAAGTATCCGAATATGGGAAATAACTTCTTCGGTAAAGACTACGTGTTTCCCATGCTCAAAATTCCCCAGAGCTACATCGATAAATCTTTTATAGAAGGCATGGAAGGCCTGAAAGTATCGCTCAACGGCGACGTATATACGCCCTGGTGCACCAGCACGCCGCAAGGCAGAAACTCCACGCCCAACAAAAAATACCGTTATGCGAATACTGCATGGAATGCTGCCAAACAAAAGCTCGAATTGCAGCCTTTCGCCAAAGAGAGCGATGAATACGTGCCGGTAGGCGCCATCTGGGACCCTTACTCCGGTCAGCGCTGTGAAGGCAACGCCAGCTGCGTGCCTATCTGCCCCGTGCAGGCGAAATACAACGCGCTGAAAACGCTGAAAAGCGCCAAAAAGGAACACCTGACGCTGCTCAGCCAGGCGGTAGCCACTGAGATACACATTGACACGGGCAACGGTAATATCACCGGCGTGTCCTATAAGCAGTATCCGCATGCTGACAGTAAGGATTATAAGAGCGGTACAGCCAAAGGGAAAATATACGTGCTGGCAGCCAACGCCATTGAAAATGCTAAAATACTGCTGGCGTCAGGAGCCTGTAAAACCAGCGGCCAGGTAGGATGCAACCTCATGGACCATACCGTGCTGCTCACCTGGGGACTCATGAAAGATAAAGTGTTCCCTTTCAGAGGGCCGGGCTCCACGACCAATATTCCCACTTTCCGCGACGGCGATTTCAGAAAAAAACACGCCGCCTGGATATCGCCGATTGACAACTGGGGCTGGGGCTGGCCCACCGGTTCGCCGGATACGGACCTGGACCACGCCGTGTCTACGCTCAACCTGTTTGGCAAAGAGCTGCGCACCTACATCGGCGATACGCTCTCCAGGCAGCTGTTGCTGCATTTCGAATGTGAGCAGTTGCCCCTGAAGACTAACCGCGTCACCATCGATGACAAATACCGGGATAATATCGGTAACTACCGCCCGGTCATCAAATATGACGTGGACGACTACTCGTTAAAAGCCTTTAAAGCCGCCAAAAGCGTGTCTGACCAGATATTTGCCGGTATGGGCGTACAGGATTTCACCAACTACCCGTCTGACGAGCCCGACTATGTTGATGGGTTTGTGTTCCGCGGCGCCGGCCATGTGGTAGGCACGCATTGTATGGGCACCACCAAACAGAATTCTGTGGTCAACAGCCAGCAGCAAGCCTGGGACCACCAGAACCTGTACCTGGTAGGCGCCGGCAATATGGCCACGCTGGGTACTTCCAACCCCACGCTTACGCTGGCGGCGTTGTCATTTGCCGCAGCGGAAAACATTTTAAAGGCACTCAAATAA